The proteins below come from a single Deinococcus aerolatus genomic window:
- the tatC gene encoding twin-arginine translocase subunit TatC, producing MSRPTAPSTDLKSAPLFDHLDELRKRLVISVIFLVIGMSVAFVYRIQLIDWVKGPLQYSELYTAGKVQVVTYTLTEPLLLSLNLSLWAGLGLALPFILGQVWGFISPGLYASERRWAIPFIVGAGLSFLGGAVFGYKLVLPTMVPFLVEFLAGAVTPILGLGQYIGTVTTFLVAFGLAFEMPILSIILTRIGIVNHVMLRKGWRIALVAIMVAAAVITPTPDPTNMMLVAVPLYVLYELSVLLSRAFRLPPPETEETPAMGL from the coding sequence ATGTCCCGCCCCACTGCCCCCAGCACGGACCTGAAAAGCGCCCCGCTGTTCGATCACCTCGACGAGCTACGCAAGCGTCTGGTCATCAGCGTGATTTTCCTGGTCATCGGGATGTCGGTGGCCTTCGTCTACCGCATTCAACTGATTGACTGGGTCAAGGGACCGCTGCAGTATTCGGAGCTGTACACCGCCGGCAAGGTTCAGGTCGTCACCTACACCCTGACCGAGCCGCTGCTGCTGAGCCTGAACCTGTCGCTCTGGGCGGGGCTGGGGCTGGCGCTGCCCTTTATTCTGGGTCAGGTCTGGGGCTTCATCTCGCCGGGGCTGTACGCCAGCGAGCGGCGCTGGGCCATTCCCTTCATCGTCGGGGCCGGGCTGTCTTTCCTGGGCGGCGCGGTGTTCGGGTACAAGCTGGTGCTGCCCACGATGGTGCCGTTTCTGGTGGAGTTCCTGGCCGGGGCAGTCACCCCGATTCTGGGGCTGGGCCAGTACATCGGGACCGTCACGACGTTCCTGGTGGCCTTCGGGCTGGCCTTTGAGATGCCCATCCTGTCCATCATCCTGACGCGCATCGGCATCGTGAACCACGTCATGCTGCGCAAGGGCTGGCGCATCGCGCTGGTGGCGATCATGGTGGCCGCCGCCGTCATCACGCCCACGCCGGACCCCACCAACATGATGCTGGTGGCCGTGCCGCTGTACGTGCTATACGAACTGAGCGTGCTGCTCTCGCGGGCCTTCCGCCTGCCGCCGCCCGAGACCGAAGAAACGCCCGCGATGGGCCTGTGA
- the tatA gene encoding twin-arginine translocase TatA/TatE family subunit: protein MGPLEIILIIVVIALVFGASKLPQLGKGLGQGIKEFKRETGKTDTDDVVAAPITDVSARQIDPVTGAPLPTERERETAGNRRA, encoded by the coding sequence ATGGGTCCACTGGAAATTATTCTGATTATCGTCGTGATCGCCCTGGTCTTCGGGGCCAGCAAACTGCCGCAACTGGGCAAGGGCCTGGGCCAGGGCATCAAGGAGTTCAAGCGTGAGACGGGCAAGACCGACACCGATGACGTGGTGGCCGCGCCCATCACCGACGTGTCCGCCCGCCAGATCGATCCTGTGACCGGCGCGCCGCTGCCCACTGAACGCGAACGCGAGACCGCCGGCAACCGCCGCGCATAA
- a CDS encoding SDR family oxidoreductase produces the protein MTLFRLDGRRALVTGGSRGIGLAAAHDLVRLGARVTLAARHENTLKTAADALGARWVVADVSTPEGVSAALHAAGEIDILVSNAGGPPPGKPSEVSEAAWQAGYDTTFLSTVRLANGVLTGMRERRWGRIIAVTSLTVGRPAPTLPVSNAMRAAVTNYLRTLALEVAADGVTCNTVAPGYTATDRLKALNSSPADAERLTARIPARRFGQPSEVGAAIAFLATNEAAYITGQEVLVDGGWSI, from the coding sequence ATGACGTTATTCAGGCTGGACGGCAGACGCGCCCTCGTCACGGGCGGCAGCAGGGGCATCGGGCTGGCGGCGGCGCACGACCTGGTCCGGCTGGGGGCGCGGGTCACTCTTGCCGCGCGGCACGAAAACACCCTGAAAACAGCCGCCGACGCCCTGGGTGCCCGCTGGGTGGTGGCGGATGTCAGCACGCCGGAAGGTGTCTCGGCGGCCCTGCATGCGGCGGGCGAGATCGACATTCTGGTCAGCAACGCGGGCGGCCCCCCACCGGGGAAACCCAGCGAGGTCAGCGAGGCCGCGTGGCAGGCCGGGTACGACACCACCTTTCTCAGCACTGTGCGGCTGGCGAACGGCGTGTTGACAGGCATGCGCGAGCGCCGCTGGGGCCGCATCATCGCCGTCACCAGCCTGACGGTGGGGCGGCCCGCACCCACGCTGCCTGTCAGCAACGCCATGCGGGCCGCCGTGACCAATTACCTGCGGACGCTGGCGCTGGAGGTAGCCGCCGACGGCGTGACCTGCAACACGGTGGCGCCCGGCTACACCGCCACGGACCGCCTCAAGGCTCTCAACAGCAGCCCGGCCGACGCCGAGCGGCTGACCGCCCGCATTCCTGCCCGCCGCTTCGGGCAACCCAGCGAGGTGGGGGCGGCCATCGCCTTTCTGGCGACGAACGAGGCCGCCTACATCACCGGGCAGGAGGTGCTGGTGGACGGCGGCTGGAGCATCTGA
- the mqnB gene encoding futalosine hydrolase encodes MLPLIVVATPAEAERLLDLKARVVVSGVGAVAAALATARALEAQEAGLVLSAGIGGAYPASGLHPGGLAVSSWIIQADLGAWDGDQFLDFAGLGLSVLPDSPHTGHFVCWPHAPEVARRTDAGLGPTLTLSSVTGTVRAAAALERRFPSALTEGMEGAGVAHAALLAGVPVLEVRGVSNPVGPRDRAAWQIPQALAATRRGVAAALDLWEELGG; translated from the coding sequence ATGCTGCCCCTGATCGTCGTTGCCACCCCCGCCGAGGCCGAACGCCTGCTGGACCTCAAGGCCCGCGTGGTCGTTTCCGGGGTGGGCGCTGTGGCTGCGGCCCTGGCCACAGCACGGGCGCTGGAAGCACAGGAGGCGGGGCTGGTGCTCAGCGCGGGCATCGGCGGGGCGTACCCGGCCTCTGGCCTGCACCCCGGTGGCCTCGCCGTCTCATCCTGGATCATTCAGGCGGACCTGGGGGCCTGGGACGGCGATCAGTTTCTGGACTTCGCGGGGCTGGGCCTGTCGGTGCTGCCAGACTCGCCCCACACGGGGCACTTTGTCTGCTGGCCCCACGCGCCGGAAGTCGCGCGGCGCACCGACGCTGGCCTGGGGCCGACGCTGACCCTGAGCAGCGTGACCGGCACTGTCAGGGCCGCTGCCGCGCTGGAACGCCGCTTCCCCAGCGCACTCACCGAGGGCATGGAGGGTGCGGGGGTGGCCCACGCCGCCCTTCTGGCTGGAGTGCCGGTGCTGGAGGTTCGCGGCGTGAGCAACCCGGTCGGTCCCCGTGACCGCGCCGCATGGCAGATCCCACAGGCGCTGGCCGCCACCCGCAGGGGCGTGGCGGCGGCGCTGGACCTCTGGGAAGAGCTGGGGGGGTAG
- a CDS encoding uracil-DNA glycosylase — MTDATSQQFKSAASNRFVVPGWTNLVEGLPDSVEVQLDLDQADIGREHASLLVEYWATNADMTLQSILPVRAFMTTPEGWCVFVPAQGRVLVRAVDPQPTPPVLVSHWINIDPATPAGTTVNVKVNFPGDQANSTSGKLSLNS; from the coding sequence ATGACCGACGCCACCTCTCAACAGTTCAAGAGCGCCGCCAGCAACCGTTTTGTCGTCCCCGGCTGGACCAATCTGGTCGAGGGCCTGCCCGACAGTGTGGAAGTCCAGCTGGATCTGGACCAGGCCGATATTGGGCGCGAACACGCCAGCCTGCTGGTCGAGTACTGGGCCACCAACGCCGACATGACTCTGCAGAGCATCCTGCCGGTGCGGGCCTTTATGACCACCCCCGAAGGCTGGTGTGTGTTTGTTCCGGCGCAGGGCCGGGTGCTGGTGCGCGCTGTGGACCCGCAGCCCACACCCCCGGTGCTGGTCAGCCACTGGATCAACATCGATCCCGCCACGCCTGCCGGGACCACCGTGAATGTGAAGGTCAACTTTCCCGGCGATCAGGCCAACTCCACCAGCGGCAAACTCTCGCTGAACAGCTGA
- the tdh gene encoding L-threonine 3-dehydrogenase, with protein MRALSKLRPETGLWMTETDVPVPGPNDLLIRVKKSSICGTDVHIYKWDDWASRTVPTPMVVGHEYVGVVAGMGSEVSGFQIGDRVSGEGHITCGHCRNCRAGRRHLCRNTQGVGVQRPGSFAEYLVLPAFNAFKLPDDISDDLASIFDPFGNAVHTALKFDLVGEDVLITGAGPIGVMAAAVARHVGARHVVITDVNEYRLDLAREMGVTRAVNVAREDLWAVAQGELGMTEGFDVGLEMSGSGVAFAQMVQTMNHGGKIALLGIPAGRVDIDWASVIFKMLTIQGIYGREMFETWYKMVALIQSGLDLTPVITHHFGIADFQQGFDAMLGGQSGKVILDWGV; from the coding sequence ATGCGCGCCCTGAGCAAGCTGAGGCCCGAAACCGGGCTCTGGATGACCGAGACCGACGTGCCGGTCCCCGGTCCCAACGACCTGTTGATCCGCGTGAAAAAGAGCAGCATCTGCGGCACCGACGTTCACATCTACAAGTGGGACGACTGGGCCAGCCGAACGGTGCCCACGCCGATGGTGGTGGGCCACGAGTACGTGGGCGTGGTGGCCGGCATGGGCTCCGAGGTCAGCGGCTTTCAGATCGGTGACCGGGTCAGCGGCGAGGGGCACATCACCTGCGGGCACTGCCGCAACTGCCGTGCGGGCCGCCGCCACCTGTGCCGCAATACCCAGGGCGTGGGCGTGCAGCGCCCCGGTTCCTTTGCTGAGTATCTGGTGCTGCCGGCCTTCAACGCCTTCAAACTGCCCGACGACATCTCCGACGATCTGGCCTCCATCTTCGATCCCTTCGGCAACGCGGTCCACACTGCCCTGAAGTTCGATCTGGTGGGCGAGGACGTGCTGATCACCGGCGCGGGGCCGATCGGCGTGATGGCCGCCGCCGTCGCCCGGCATGTCGGCGCCCGCCACGTGGTGATCACCGACGTCAACGAGTACCGCCTGGATCTGGCGCGTGAAATGGGCGTGACCCGCGCCGTGAATGTGGCCAGAGAAGACCTGTGGGCGGTGGCGCAAGGGGAACTGGGCATGACCGAGGGCTTTGACGTCGGCCTGGAGATGAGCGGCTCGGGCGTGGCCTTCGCGCAGATGGTGCAGACCATGAACCACGGCGGCAAGATCGCCCTGCTGGGCATCCCTGCTGGGCGCGTGGACATCGACTGGGCCAGTGTGATCTTCAAGATGCTGACCATCCAGGGCATCTACGGCCGCGAGATGTTCGAGACCTGGTACAAGATGGTGGCCCTGATCCAGTCGGGCCTGGACCTGACCCCGGTGATCACCCACCACTTCGGCATCGCCGACTTTCAGCAGGGCTTCGACGCGATGCTGGGCGGCCAGAGCGGCAAGGTCATTCTGGACTGGGGCGTCTGA
- the trpS gene encoding tryptophan--tRNA ligase, which translates to MTPPTPRKRILTGDRPTGPLHIGHLAGSLRNRVALQHEYETYVLLADVQALTDNFENPQKVRDNVLEVALDYLAVGLDPDICTFVIQSQLPEIAELTVFYLNLVTVSHLRQNPTVKAEITQKGYGESVPAGFFVYPVSQAADITAFGAHLVPVGEDQLPMIEQTREIVRRFNHLYAPVLTEPQALVGQAARLPGLDGGGKMSKSLDNAIFLSDSADTVARKVRGMYTDPTHLRAEDPGRTEGNPVFAYLDAFDPDHAGLEAMKDHYRRGGLGDVKVKRHLLDVLEATLAPIRERRADFARDMPQVREVVRLGTGRGREVAAETMQAVRGAMGLDYF; encoded by the coding sequence ATGACCCCACCCACCCCCAGAAAACGTATCCTGACCGGGGACCGCCCCACCGGGCCGCTGCACATCGGCCATCTGGCCGGGTCACTCCGTAACCGGGTGGCGCTGCAACACGAGTACGAGACCTACGTGCTGCTGGCCGACGTGCAGGCCCTGACCGACAACTTTGAGAACCCGCAGAAGGTGCGCGACAACGTGCTGGAGGTGGCGCTGGACTATCTGGCCGTGGGCCTGGACCCGGACATCTGCACCTTCGTGATCCAGTCGCAGCTGCCCGAGATCGCCGAACTGACGGTCTTCTACCTGAATCTGGTCACCGTGTCGCACCTGCGCCAGAACCCCACCGTCAAGGCCGAGATTACCCAGAAGGGCTACGGCGAGTCGGTGCCCGCCGGGTTCTTCGTCTACCCGGTGTCGCAGGCCGCCGACATCACGGCGTTCGGCGCCCATCTGGTGCCGGTGGGTGAGGACCAGCTGCCCATGATCGAGCAGACCCGCGAGATCGTGCGGCGCTTTAACCACCTGTACGCCCCGGTGTTGACCGAGCCGCAGGCGCTGGTGGGGCAGGCCGCCCGCCTGCCCGGGCTGGACGGCGGCGGCAAGATGAGCAAGTCGCTGGACAACGCCATCTTCCTGTCCGACAGCGCCGACACGGTGGCCCGCAAGGTGCGCGGCATGTACACCGATCCCACTCATCTGCGGGCGGAAGACCCCGGACGGACAGAGGGCAACCCGGTGTTCGCCTATCTGGACGCCTTCGATCCCGATCACGCGGGCCTGGAGGCCATGAAAGACCACTACCGCCGGGGCGGCCTGGGCGACGTGAAGGTCAAGCGCCACCTGCTGGACGTGCTGGAGGCGACGCTGGCCCCCATCCGCGAGCGCCGTGCCGACTTTGCCCGCGACATGCCGCAGGTGCGTGAGGTGGTGCGCCTGGGAACCGGGCGCGGACGTGAGGTGGCGGCTGAAACGATGCAAGCCGTGCGCGGGGCGATGGGCCTGGATTACTTTTAG
- a CDS encoding pyroglutamyl-peptidase I → MPTLLLTGFEPFHTHPDNPSARAATALDGLDVGGMHIVSALLPVEPHSAGEALEALLERHGPGAVLLTGLAAGRPQVTLERVALNVMDFNIPDNAGNTYRDAPAHPHADAPPAYLSTLPLRPILSAWQIAGIPGHISNTAGLYVCNFVMYRARHWLMERGRGDVPCGFLHLPANAAVALAVPEDRPALPYLPQDEITRAVQVAAEVMAQGSRA, encoded by the coding sequence ATGCCCACCCTGCTGCTGACCGGATTCGAGCCGTTCCACACGCATCCCGACAACCCCAGCGCGCGGGCCGCAACGGCGCTGGACGGGCTGGACGTCGGAGGAATGCACATCGTTTCAGCGCTGCTGCCGGTGGAGCCGCACTCGGCGGGCGAGGCGCTGGAGGCGCTGCTGGAGCGGCACGGCCCCGGCGCGGTGCTGCTGACCGGACTGGCGGCGGGCCGCCCACAGGTCACGCTGGAGCGCGTGGCGCTGAACGTCATGGACTTCAACATTCCCGACAATGCCGGGAACACCTACCGCGACGCGCCCGCCCATCCGCACGCGGACGCGCCTCCGGCGTACCTGTCCACGCTCCCGCTGCGCCCGATTCTCAGCGCATGGCAGATCGCAGGGATTCCCGGCCACATCAGCAACACGGCGGGCCTGTACGTCTGCAACTTCGTGATGTACCGCGCCCGCCACTGGCTGATGGAACGGGGCCGGGGCGACGTGCCCTGCGGCTTCCTGCATCTGCCGGCCAATGCAGCGGTGGCCCTGGCCGTCCCGGAAGACCGCCCGGCTCTCCCCTACCTGCCGCAGGACGAGATCACTCGGGCGGTGCAGGTGGCAGCGGAGGTGATGGCGCAGGGTTCCCGCGCCTAA
- a CDS encoding putative quinol monooxygenase — MPAIAVHAVITPKPEHVDVVLSEMRGMVESSRQEPGCLRYDLLRQDDGGTVRLHVQERYRDMDAVQAHRDSAHYKAYRAKAGDWFQAAPVVTVLEEVDVA, encoded by the coding sequence ATGCCTGCCATTGCCGTCCACGCCGTGATCACCCCCAAGCCTGAACATGTTGACGTTGTGCTGTCTGAGATGCGGGGCATGGTGGAAAGCAGCCGTCAGGAACCCGGCTGCCTGCGCTATGACCTGCTGCGCCAGGACGACGGCGGTACCGTGCGCCTGCATGTGCAGGAGCGCTACCGCGACATGGACGCCGTGCAGGCGCACCGGGACTCGGCACACTACAAAGCCTACCGGGCCAAAGCCGGGGACTGGTTTCAGGCGGCCCCGGTGGTGACCGTGCTGGAAGAGGTGGACGTGGCCTGA
- a CDS encoding DNA-formamidopyrimidine glycosylase gives MPELPEVETTRRKIEPLLRGRVIANVEHDAPHRYRDTHLSVGRRVAGLSRRGKYLMLQLAPADAAAADPHDLEFIVHLGMTGGFRLEPGQHTRVTLTLEPDDTGEGQQLFFNDPRRFGKMAVVRPGDYAGMPTLAAMGPEPLSDDFTEADFVRLARGAGAVKPWLLSQKPVSGVGNIYADESLWQAQIHPAQTRLTPAEGNRLYAAIREVMARAVEAGGSSLGSGVGNYRQHDGVSGLFQLEHHVYGQAGQPCPRCGTDIVKTVLAQRGTHFCPRCQMLKERSKGQTA, from the coding sequence ATGCCTGAGTTGCCGGAAGTCGAGACCACGCGCCGCAAGATCGAGCCGCTGCTGCGCGGGCGCGTCATCGCCAATGTCGAACACGACGCGCCGCACAGGTACCGCGACACCCATCTGTCGGTGGGGCGGCGGGTCGCGGGGCTGTCCCGGCGCGGCAAGTACCTGATGCTGCAACTGGCGCCGGCGGACGCGGCGGCGGCTGACCCCCACGATCTGGAATTCATCGTCCATCTGGGCATGACCGGGGGATTTCGCCTGGAGCCGGGACAGCACACCCGCGTCACCCTGACCTTAGAGCCGGACGACACCGGCGAGGGCCAGCAACTGTTCTTCAATGACCCGCGCCGCTTTGGCAAGATGGCGGTGGTGCGCCCTGGCGACTACGCGGGCATGCCCACGCTGGCCGCGATGGGTCCGGAGCCCCTGTCGGATGACTTTACCGAGGCCGATTTCGTGCGGCTGGCGCGCGGGGCGGGTGCGGTCAAGCCGTGGCTGCTGTCGCAGAAGCCGGTCAGCGGCGTGGGCAACATCTACGCCGACGAGAGCCTGTGGCAGGCCCAGATTCACCCCGCCCAGACCCGCCTGACCCCGGCCGAGGGCAACCGCCTCTACGCAGCCATCCGTGAGGTCATGGCCAGGGCGGTGGAGGCGGGCGGCAGCAGTCTGGGCAGTGGCGTGGGCAACTACCGCCAGCACGACGGTGTTTCTGGGCTGTTTCAGCTGGAGCACCACGTCTATGGGCAGGCGGGCCAGCCCTGCCCCCGCTGCGGTACCGACATTGTGAAAACCGTGCTGGCACAGCGGGGAACGCACTTCTGCCCCAGGTGTCAGATGCTCAAGGAGCGGTCTAAAGGTCAGACTGCCTGA
- the pdxH gene encoding pyridoxamine 5'-phosphate oxidase, translating into MTDLASLRISYTRDSLRRTALHSEPLIQFQGWFAEAQQAELPEPYALSLATADASGRPSVRTVLLRGADERGLTFYTNFGSHKGRDLAANPQAELLFYWAELERQVRAYGSIARVPEAQADDYFHVRPRESQLAAHASDPQSAPIENRGALEAKFAALHERFPEGEPVPRPDFWGGYRVAVQEWEFWQGRPNRMHDRFRYTRQDAGWVTERLMP; encoded by the coding sequence ATGACCGATCTCGCTTCCCTGCGCATTTCGTACACCCGTGACAGCCTGCGGCGGACAGCCCTGCACAGCGAGCCGCTGATCCAGTTCCAGGGCTGGTTTGCCGAGGCCCAGCAGGCCGAACTGCCTGAGCCCTACGCCCTGTCGCTGGCGACGGCAGACGCCTCGGGGCGGCCCAGCGTGCGCACAGTGCTGCTGCGCGGCGCGGACGAGCGCGGGCTGACCTTCTACACCAACTTCGGGTCGCACAAGGGCCGTGATCTGGCCGCCAACCCGCAGGCCGAGCTGCTGTTCTACTGGGCCGAACTGGAGCGGCAGGTGCGGGCTTACGGCTCAATTGCCCGCGTACCGGAGGCCCAGGCCGACGACTATTTTCACGTCCGCCCGCGCGAGAGCCAACTGGCTGCCCACGCCAGCGATCCGCAAAGTGCGCCCATTGAAAACCGTGGAGCTTTGGAGGCCAAGTTTGCTGCCCTGCACGAACGTTTTCCCGAAGGCGAGCCTGTGCCCCGTCCCGACTTCTGGGGCGGCTACCGCGTGGCCGTGCAGGAGTGGGAGTTCTGGCAGGGCCGCCCCAACCGCATGCATGACCGCTTCCGGTATACGCGGCAGGACGCGGGCTGGGTGACTGAGCGGCTGATGCCGTAA
- the secA gene encoding preprotein translocase subunit SecA — translation MFRVLNKLFDNNQRDVQQIVKTIVQPVNALEEEMMGVEDLAAAFAELRVRVQEGGESLDDVVIPAFALIREAGRRSIGKRHYDVQLIGGYALHKGRIAEMRTGEGKTLVATLALALNALQGRGCHLVTVNDYLARVGADEMGLLYRTLGLTVGLASRELQPAQKQAAYACDITYVTNSELGFDYLRDNMAQSREALSLRAEHPLNFAIVDEVDSILIDEARTPLIISGAAEKATDLYYVYAKLIRRLQKGEPAVPGERTEATGDYTIEEKTKQVHMNESGIAKIERLLSIPDLYSPENMDKAHMITQAVRAHELYHREKDYIVNAEGEVIIIDEFTGRSMPGRRYGEGLHQAIEAKEGVKIENENQTLATITYQNFFRLYNKFSGMTGTAKTEEKEFLDIYGSDVLVIPTNRDVIRKDAEDLVYRSKLGKYNAVVEEVKEMHATGRPVLIGTASIVTSEQLSELLTAAGVKHSVLNAKFEAQEASIIAQAGRSGTVTIATNMAGRGTDIKLGGDAESIIGASIEQSLGLNRYVPEVETFITALSRQDPRTVEIGLRIPGMTEDFIRQAQQLHSETVADHERVQQAGGLHIIGTERHESRRIDNQLRGRAGRQGDPGSSRFYVSFEDDLMRLFANERVVAMMDRLGMDDTQPIEAKMVTGAIEKAQARVEDRNFSTRKQLLEFDNVMSKQRDTVYAQRREVLLGPDEAVEESTEGMIADFVDMQLATYLPMEANQDAWDIEGLQAAVLDAVPQLEGFDFAHLRDLSPAEAQDALLKAVADAFDARKEELSPTMLNSLSRYVLLQTVDQHWKEHLHGMDVLRQGIGLRGYGQRDPFTEYKFEATNMFNDMIDNLKSDVTKFVFRMQFGQTG, via the coding sequence ATGTTCCGTGTCCTCAATAAACTATTCGATAACAACCAACGCGACGTGCAGCAGATCGTGAAAACCATCGTGCAGCCGGTCAACGCGCTGGAAGAAGAGATGATGGGGGTGGAAGACCTCGCCGCCGCCTTCGCCGAGCTGCGCGTGCGCGTTCAGGAGGGCGGCGAGTCCCTGGACGACGTGGTGATCCCCGCCTTTGCCCTGATTCGCGAGGCCGGGCGGCGCTCCATTGGCAAGCGGCACTACGACGTGCAGCTGATCGGCGGTTACGCCCTGCACAAGGGCCGCATCGCCGAGATGCGCACGGGCGAGGGCAAGACGCTGGTGGCGACGCTGGCGCTGGCGCTGAACGCGTTGCAGGGACGCGGCTGCCATCTGGTGACCGTGAACGATTACCTGGCGCGCGTGGGGGCCGATGAGATGGGCCTGCTGTACCGCACCCTGGGCCTGACGGTGGGGCTGGCCAGCCGCGAGTTGCAGCCCGCACAGAAGCAGGCCGCCTACGCCTGCGACATCACCTACGTCACCAACTCGGAGCTGGGCTTCGACTACCTGCGCGACAACATGGCCCAGAGCCGCGAGGCGCTGTCCCTGCGCGCCGAGCATCCCCTGAACTTCGCCATCGTGGACGAGGTGGACAGCATCCTGATCGACGAGGCCCGCACGCCGCTGATCATCTCGGGCGCGGCAGAAAAGGCCACGGACCTGTACTACGTCTACGCCAAGCTGATCCGGCGGCTGCAGAAGGGTGAGCCCGCTGTTCCCGGCGAGCGCACCGAGGCCACAGGCGACTACACCATTGAGGAAAAGACCAAACAGGTCCACATGAACGAGAGCGGCATTGCCAAGATCGAGCGGCTGCTGAGCATTCCCGACCTGTACAGCCCCGAGAACATGGACAAGGCACACATGATCACCCAGGCGGTGCGCGCTCACGAGTTGTACCACCGCGAGAAGGACTACATCGTCAACGCCGAGGGCGAGGTCATCATCATTGACGAGTTCACCGGGCGCAGCATGCCGGGCCGCCGCTACGGCGAGGGGCTGCATCAGGCGATCGAGGCCAAGGAAGGCGTCAAGATCGAGAACGAGAACCAGACGCTGGCCACTATCACCTACCAGAACTTCTTCCGCCTGTACAACAAGTTTTCCGGTATGACCGGCACCGCCAAGACCGAGGAAAAGGAATTCCTGGACATCTACGGCTCCGACGTGCTGGTGATTCCCACCAACCGCGACGTGATCCGCAAGGACGCCGAGGATCTGGTGTACCGCAGCAAGCTGGGCAAGTACAACGCGGTGGTGGAAGAGGTCAAGGAGATGCACGCCACGGGCCGCCCGGTGCTGATCGGCACCGCCAGCATCGTGACCAGCGAGCAGCTGAGCGAACTGCTGACCGCCGCCGGGGTCAAGCACAGCGTCCTGAACGCCAAATTCGAGGCCCAGGAAGCCAGCATCATCGCGCAGGCCGGGCGCAGCGGGACCGTGACCATCGCCACCAACATGGCCGGGCGCGGCACCGACATCAAGCTGGGCGGCGACGCCGAGTCCATCATCGGGGCCAGCATCGAACAGAGCCTGGGCCTCAACCGTTACGTGCCGGAAGTCGAGACCTTTATCACGGCGCTGAGCCGCCAGGACCCCCGGACGGTGGAGATCGGCCTGCGGATTCCCGGCATGACCGAGGACTTTATCCGGCAGGCCCAGCAGCTGCACTCCGAAACGGTGGCCGACCACGAGCGCGTGCAGCAGGCAGGCGGCCTGCACATCATCGGCACCGAGCGGCACGAGTCGCGCCGCATTGACAACCAGCTGCGCGGCCGCGCCGGGCGCCAGGGTGATCCCGGCAGCAGCCGCTTCTACGTGTCGTTCGAGGACGATCTGATGCGCCTGTTCGCCAACGAGCGCGTGGTGGCCATGATGGACCGACTGGGGATGGACGACACCCAGCCGATCGAGGCCAAGATGGTCACCGGGGCCATCGAGAAGGCGCAGGCCCGCGTGGAAGACCGCAACTTCAGCACGCGCAAGCAACTGCTGGAGTTCGACAACGTGATGAGCAAGCAGCGTGACACCGTGTACGCCCAGCGCCGCGAGGTGCTGCTGGGGCCGGACGAGGCCGTCGAGGAATCCACCGAGGGCATGATTGCCGACTTTGTGGACATGCAGCTGGCCACGTACCTGCCCATGGAAGCCAACCAGGACGCCTGGGACATCGAAGGGCTGCAGGCCGCCGTGCTGGACGCCGTGCCGCAGCTGGAGGGCTTCGACTTCGCCCACCTGCGCGACCTGTCGCCCGCCGAGGCGCAGGACGCCCTTCTGAAGGCGGTGGCCGACGCCTTTGACGCCCGCAAGGAAGAGCTGAGCCCCACCATGCTCAACAGCCTGTCGCGCTACGTGCTGCTGCAGACGGTGGATCAGCACTGGAAGGAGCATCTGCACGGCATGGACGTGCTGAGGCAGGGCATCGGCCTGCGCGGCTACGGTCAGCGCGATCCCTTCACCGAGTACAAGTTCGAGGCCACCAACATGTTCAACGACATGATCGACAACCTCAAGAGCGATGTGACCAAGTTCGTGTTCCGGATGCAATTCGGGCAGACGGGCTAA
- a CDS encoding winged helix-turn-helix domain-containing protein, whose product MTQYSISGARKVLRRYHTLGLDGLRDGRADNRGAPTVLTQAEQQQFAARLREDFDQGIVWSGKMVQAHFGKTVYLSRTYEFMRLAGFSPQRPRPRHVGGDITAQDEFKSKS is encoded by the coding sequence TTGACTCAATATTCGATCTCGGGTGCGCGCAAGGTCTTGCGTCGGTATCACACCCTGGGACTGGACGGTCTGAGAGATGGACGGGCCGACAACCGGGGCGCACCCACGGTCTTGACCCAGGCGGAGCAGCAACAGTTCGCCGCCCGTCTGCGCGAGGATTTTGACCAGGGCATCGTCTGGAGCGGCAAAATGGTTCAGGCGCACTTTGGCAAAACGGTGTACCTGAGCCGCACGTATGAGTTCATGCGACTGGCCGGGTTCTCGCCCCAGCGTCCCCGCCCCCGACATGTCGGGGGCGACATAACTGCTCAGGACGAGTTCAAATCAAAATCTTAG